The Mucilaginibacter terrae region CTGTACCTGCATTATGCTCAAATGGCGCCAATGACAGTGCCGAAGCATTGGGACTAATAAAGCCGATACATGACAGGATGATAAACAACATAACCAATACGCCTGTTTAAACCCATCCAACCATTCATGGCTACCAGTACAAACACCAGCCCCGCCAGTACCTGCACCGTTAAGGCAACCGGAATAATTTGCCGGCTGGTAAACCCGCGTTTAAGCAGCCAGCTGTTTACCTGGCTCGAGCCAATAAAGCCTACCGATAAGCCTGCAAATATCCAACCGTAACCTTTTTCGCTTACATGGTACATTTCCATAAATACCAATGGCGACCCGGCCACATAAGCAAACAAGCCTGCAAATGATAGGGCTCCGGTAAATACATAGGTGAAAAATTGCGGGTTTTTAAGTACTTCCCAAAAACTGGCCAGCATAGGCCCTGGCTTAAGCGACAGGTTGCGGTTTGGAATATACTTATCGGGCAGGGCAAATATTACAGCCAGCAGTATTACAACCGCAATACCCGCCAGTATTAAAAATATGGCATGCCACCCCAATGATGCCGTTACATAACCGCCAACCGTAGGCGCTATCATGGGCGATGCGCCTACAACCAGCATAAGCAGGGCAAATACTTTAGCATTTTCTTCAATTGGAAACAGATCGCGCACCATGGCTACGGCAGCTACTGCGGCGGCACAACTGCCAATGGCCTGTATAAAACGCAGGCCTATCAATCCATCTACCGTGTTCACCATCATACAACCAAACGAGGCCAGCAGGTAAACCGCCAAACCTATGTACAACGGTTTTTTACGGCCATATTTATCAAGCAGCGGTCCGTACAGTAATTGCCCGGCCGATATGCCCACAAAATAGCTTGATAACGAAAGTGCCACGCGCTCAATAGTAGTATCAAGGTCTTTGGCTATTGCCGGAAAGCTGGGCAGATACATATCGATAGAGAACGGCCCCAATGCCGTTAAAGAACCCAGTATAAGGATGAGGAAAAAATGTTTTTGCTTGGCCGACATGTGTGTTGAGTGCGAAATTAAGGCTGCAAAGATAAGCCTCCGCTTGTTGTCCTCATGCTAAGTTTAACTAAAATGACAGCCGCCCGACGGTAGCATATAATCCGCACGCTCCCAACAGAACAATATTTACACATTTGCTGTTAACATGCTTAAACACTTAAAACACTCACATTATGCAATGGATGGGCAGACGCGAAAGCGGTAACGCCGAAGAAGGCAGCAGCAGCGGCGGTGGCCGTATGGCTTTAGGCGGCGGCGTATTAGGAATAATAGGCGTAATTATATATTTGTTTACCGGCGTAAACCCCTCGCAACTGTTACAGGGTGGCGATGGACAAAGCCAAGGTACCCAGCAAAACACTAAATTAACCGAATCAAAGAGCAAGGAGCAAAGCTTTGCCCGCGTGGTACTGGCCGATACCGAAGATACTTGGCACCAGTTGTTTAAGCAAATGGGGGGAACCTATCAGGAGCCTACTATTCACTTTTTTGAAGGACAGGTAGAAACCAGCGGTTGCGGTTTTGCAGGTGAAGCAAGCGGGCCGTTTTATTGCCCGGCAGACAGTAAAGTTTATATCGACCTCACGTTTTTTAACGAACTGGAACAACGTTTTGGTGCAGCCGGAGATTTTGCCCGCGCTTACGTAATTGCCCATGAGGTAGGCCATCATGTGCAAAAGCTCTTAGGCGTGTCGGACAAAATGCAGCAGGCGCGCGAGCAGCTCAGCGAAGAAGAGTACAACAAACTATCGGTAAAACTCGAACTGCAGGCTGATTTTTATGCAGGCGTGTGGGCACATTACCAGCAAAAGCGCGGCTTTTTAGAAACTGGTGATATTGACGAAGCCCTCAACGCCGCCAATGCCATAGGCGACGACCGCCTCACCCAAGGCCGCGTATCCCCCGACTCGTTTACCCACGGCACCAGCGCCCAGCGCATGCATTGGTTTAAAAAGGGTTACGAAACTGGCGATGTGAAGCAGGGTGATACTTTTGGGAGTGGGGAGTTGTAGGTGAAATACCCCGCTTTCATTTATACTTTGCTTACCTTAGCCGTCTATTAATT contains the following coding sequences:
- the ypfJ gene encoding KPN_02809 family neutral zinc metallopeptidase, whose amino-acid sequence is MQWMGRRESGNAEEGSSSGGGRMALGGGVLGIIGVIIYLFTGVNPSQLLQGGDGQSQGTQQNTKLTESKSKEQSFARVVLADTEDTWHQLFKQMGGTYQEPTIHFFEGQVETSGCGFAGEASGPFYCPADSKVYIDLTFFNELEQRFGAAGDFARAYVIAHEVGHHVQKLLGVSDKMQQAREQLSEEEYNKLSVKLELQADFYAGVWAHYQQKRGFLETGDIDEALNAANAIGDDRLTQGRVSPDSFTHGTSAQRMHWFKKGYETGDVKQGDTFGSGEL
- a CDS encoding multidrug effflux MFS transporter, yielding MSAKQKHFFLILILGSLTALGPFSIDMYLPSFPAIAKDLDTTIERVALSLSSYFVGISAGQLLYGPLLDKYGRKKPLYIGLAVYLLASFGCMMVNTVDGLIGLRFIQAIGSCAAAVAAVAMVRDLFPIEENAKVFALLMLVVGASPMIAPTVGGYVTASLGWHAIFLILAGIAVVILLAVIFALPDKYIPNRNLSLKPGPMLASFWEVLKNPQFFTYVFTGALSFAGLFAYVAGSPLVFMEMYHVSEKGYGWIFAGLSVGFIGSSQVNSWLLKRGFTSRQIIPVALTVQVLAGLVFVLVAMNGWMGLNRRIGYVVYHPVMYRLY